The following coding sequences are from one Gossypium hirsutum isolate 1008001.06 chromosome A12, Gossypium_hirsutum_v2.1, whole genome shotgun sequence window:
- the LOC107939196 gene encoding putative B3 domain-containing protein At3g24850 produces the protein MGLKENDEDRSPFQCLLDAAALVERLDEETMRLKLKQGLNKIDDNNSSGVDTRPTNYTTVRIFGTDVIIAAIDEDVITNQPPAGSSKKRKERVESSRAKQPMPKQKRKKLKHEATFGAQPCLPQRFKEMIKCMDGSEEKLIIQKALYKTDLSKHHGRLSIPMNQVEVEFLTDEELKQSSKEGIEALVIEPCLKTRDMSLRIWDMPKPTGRFSSLYVLVTGWKSVVEGNDLKVGDVIQVWSFRVNSKLCFALVIVP, from the coding sequence ATGGGtttaaaggaaaatgatgaagatcgGAGTCCCTTCCAGTGCTTGCTAGATGCGGCTGCCTTGGTAGAGAGGTTGGACGAAGAAACGATGAGACTGAAACTGAAACAAGGGTTGAACAAAATTGACGACAACAACTCGTCTGGCGTTGATACCCGACCCACAAACTATACAACTGTGAGAATATTTGGAACTGATGTTATAATTGCTGCCATCGACGAAGACGTGATTACGAACCAGCCTCCAGCTGGTTCTTCAAAGAAACGAAAAGAAAGGGTTGAGTCAAGTAGAGCAAAGCAGCCGATGCCGAAACAGAAAAGGAAAAAGCTCAAGCACGAGGCTACTTTTGGGGCTCAACCCTGTTTGCCCCAAAGGTTCAAAGAGATGATCAAATGCATGGATGGAAGCGAGGAGAAACTAATTATACAAAAGGCCCTCTACAAAACTGATTTGAGCAAGCACCACGGACGTCTCTCCATACCCATGAATCAAGTCGAGGTCGAGTTTCTTACAGATGAAGAGCTGAAACAAAGCAGCAAGGAGGGGATAGAAGCATTGGTGATTGAGCCATGTTTGAAAACCAGGGACATGAGTTTGAGAATATGGGACATGCCAAAGCCAACAGGCCGTTTCAGCTCCCTCTATGTCTTAGTAACTGGGTGGAAATCAGTGGTAGAAGGTAATGACTTGAAGGTAGGTGATGTGATTCAAGTGTGGTCATTTCGGGTCAATTCCAAACTATGTTTTGCACTCGTAATTGTTCCTTGA